The genomic region CGTGCACCGCGGAGTCCCTGAAAGGGAGAAAATGTCGACGCATATAGCAATGATCGACAAGCAGATTTCCATCTTTTCCGAAGTGTTGCAATTGAATTCTGGGAGCGCCATTGGCGATCGACTCAAGACACCGCGAACGCGATTGGGTCTCTCACGGAAACTCCGTCATGGCCGGGCATCGACGAGCTCAAGCGACGCCGTCCTTGGCGCAGCTTTGGCCGGCCGTGGCGAGATTCAATTCGATCCAGAGGCAGGCAACGCCGGCGCGCATCGCGCTTCGGCGACCCGGCACCACCGGCGGTCACGCCGCCGCCACATAACCGTCTTCAATTGGAGATTGAATTTTCACCGCATTCTGCCGTACATAGAGGCCGCGAATTTTCACGGCGGCCGCGAGGGCAACGGATGCCGAAGGATATTGTGATTTGCTGCGACGGCACCGGCAACGAGATCGGTGACAATATTTCCAACGTGCTGAAGCTGTTCCGCGTCGCCGACAAGAATGACCGGCAGCGGATCTACTATCATCCCGGCCTCGGCACCATCGGCCTGCAAAACGCCTGGGGCCGCTTCAAGCAGCAGATGCGCGGCTTGTTCGGGCTGGCCTTCGGCGCCGGTCTCGACCAGGACACGCTCGGCGCCTACCTGTTCCTGTGCCGAACCTGGGAGCCCGGTGACCGGGTCTGGATGTTCGGCTTCAGCCGCGGTGCCTACACGGTGCGCGTGCTCGCGGCCTTCGTCCACGCGATGGGCCTTCTGCCGGTCGACCAGCTCGACCTCGCGAGCTACGCCTTCGGCACCTACAAGAAAGCCAGCTCTGACGCCCAGAAGTCCGATGGCACGTTCGACTATGCTCCGTTGAAGGAAGCCTGGCATTTCAGCCAGATTGCCGGCGGCCGCAACATTGACATCGAGTTCGTCGGGGTCTGGGACACGGTGGCCTCGATCATCGTGCCGCGGCAGGACAACTTCCTGTTCGACCTGCAGACGCTGCTGTTCACCCGGACCAATTCCAGCGTCAAACGGTTCCGCCAGGCGATCGCGATCGACGAGCGCAGGCGCATGTTCCGACTTAATCGCTGGATCGAGCCGCAAAAATTCCGCTCGGATCCATTCGATCCGGCAACGGAGGTGGAGCAGGACATCCGCCAGGTCTGGTTTGCCGGCGTGCATTCCGACGTCGGCGGCGGCTATCCGGAAGACCAGAGCGGACCGTCAAAGTTTCCGCTGATCTGGATGCTCGAACAGGCCAAGGCGGCCGGGCTGCAGATGGATCAGGCGCTGATCGATCATCTCGCCTGGGGGATGCCGTTGCCGCCGCACAAGCACGACTATGTGCCGCCGAGCGCGACCGGTCCGCTGCACAATTCGCTGACCGCCGCCTGGGAAATCCTGGAATGGATTCCGAAGAGCGACAAATGGAAGGAATGGCCGGAGCGGAAATCCTTCCTCGGCTTCTATCTGCCGCGCGGCGAACCGCGGCCGATTGCGGACGGCGCGACCATCCATGCCTCGGTGCTGGAGCGCATGGAGAAGGATCCTGCCTACAAGCCGATCAATATGCCGAAGACCTACAACGTCGAGCCAATGACGCCGCCCCCGGCGCCACCCGCCCCGACGGCCTGACAGCGTTAGAGAATGATTTAGCAACCGAGAAGGCAGCCTGCTCCCTCTCCCGCTTGCGGGGGAGGGTTGGGGTGGGGGTATCACCGCGAGTCACATCGAGGAAAGAGCCCCCACCCGCATCGCATCTTCGATGCGATGCGACCTAAGAGCGAGCTTCGCTCGTCTCGACCCCGCAAACGGGAGAGGTGCAACGAGTTTGCGGTGAGATCAATCCAAATCAGTTTCATTTCACGCGTC from Bradyrhizobium elkanii USDA 76 harbors:
- a CDS encoding DUF2235 domain-containing protein; translation: MPKDIVICCDGTGNEIGDNISNVLKLFRVADKNDRQRIYYHPGLGTIGLQNAWGRFKQQMRGLFGLAFGAGLDQDTLGAYLFLCRTWEPGDRVWMFGFSRGAYTVRVLAAFVHAMGLLPVDQLDLASYAFGTYKKASSDAQKSDGTFDYAPLKEAWHFSQIAGGRNIDIEFVGVWDTVASIIVPRQDNFLFDLQTLLFTRTNSSVKRFRQAIAIDERRRMFRLNRWIEPQKFRSDPFDPATEVEQDIRQVWFAGVHSDVGGGYPEDQSGPSKFPLIWMLEQAKAAGLQMDQALIDHLAWGMPLPPHKHDYVPPSATGPLHNSLTAAWEILEWIPKSDKWKEWPERKSFLGFYLPRGEPRPIADGATIHASVLERMEKDPAYKPINMPKTYNVEPMTPPPAPPAPTA